The following nucleotide sequence is from Zea mays cultivar B73 chromosome 1, Zm-B73-REFERENCE-NAM-5.0, whole genome shotgun sequence.
CTTCAGGAAGCCAGCAAAAGATTTCCATGTAGTATTTAGTTCTCCTGGAACGACGAAAACGACGAGCACCACGTACGTCCCTTTTGATTCACCCAATCCAACAAGTGCTCCGAATGTACTTATAACGTACCATTCCCTTGTACCCATtcatatgcatatatcttatactTGGTGAAGGGTTGGCACCAAATATGCATGTTCCCCAACCTGCCGTCAGCTTAGTGAGTTCCACGTTTGCAAATAAAGACCCATCGTCTCTTATGCGTATTATTTGTTAAAAGAGCTTGACACGGCCGGCTTTCCTTCACCCTTTCTCTTCTAAAATACTCCCAAGTAAGTGTCAAACGTCGTAGCAAATGGTATGGTCACTACTCGCTCTAGGATACTGATTTAATTtcaccaccaattatactagtttGAATGTTTGTAAATTATAGCTGCTTTATATATGATTATATTTTGCAACCACTTCGGAAACACAAAATAGCATTATATACCACCAGAGAGTGACCACATGAAATTCTAGGTTATAGATTATATAGTCTGAATTATATATGAGATTAAATAATCTAGATTGTATAATCTAGATTAAATAATCTGGATGTAATTGGTTGGCAACTCAGCTTATTGGAactttgattattgattttagtcATGTGTTGTGCCATTGTGTGGTAGGAGCAAGAAAAAAATAAATGATATATCTTGTGTAAGAAGTGATAATAGTGGGTAATTTCTTCTGAGTTCTGAAGTTGGTATGGATATTAAGTAGTGTGTATTTTTTACCAAATAAGGTAGAGTAAGCATCTGTTGAGCAGCGCTTATGGGATTTATGATTATCTGGCCTCCAAATTATATAAACTGGCCTAATAATCTTTCTGTTTAATTTGTTTCTCATCTAGATTATTAatgaattatataatctagacaaTGGGTCTAGCCAACTGAATAAGGTCAAGCCAGACAATATGTAGCCTTAATCCTACCTTTCAACTCTAGACCGACCTTTGAGAGTTATTTTCCACCATCCTTTTTCCTCCTCCTCTCATTTCTCCTATGGTTCCACACACCTCCCCAGTTGGACCGTGAAGTATAATAAATTGCGTAGTTACAAGAGCATCACCATTTTTCCTTAAAAAACAGAAACTTGCCTCAGAATTTCACAGAACTATGCATCTCTTTTGATATGCCCGAATATGGTTTTAGAGTATAGACGTAGTGCCGTTTAGAACGCTGGTTCGTCAGGACCACAGATTCATGCAAAAAGAGCCACCCTAGTACTAACAGAAGTCACACATTTTAAAAACGAATTTCCATCGATTGGTGAATGGCGAATACCTGGCATTCCCTGGCCTTCAGCGTTTCCGAAAAGCCAAAGCCAGATTCATAGCCGACAAATAAACAAGCTGGCCTCCGAAAAGCCATAGATCTTCCGGATTTCCTCACCCAAATTAAGCCCAAAGCGAGCCCTATCCAAGCTAGGATAAGAACAAGCATGCCGACTCTAACATAGACATGCTGAACTGTTTTGGTACAGTTTCAGATACCCACCGTGTGCAGTGCAGATAATGCTGAACTGACGTTTAACGATAAAATATGATCTTGTCACATAAAAACTGGAGGGTCCGACCTTAAACTAAACATGATCAGTAACAATTATGTAAGTGGGGAAAGCTAATTAAGTAGATGAGCTAGCAGACCAGAGCTCGAGGATGCTGAAAGTGTCAACTTAGCTTGTAGCAAAGATCGGTATGTAGATGTAGCATATGAGTTCCCTCCACCGATTGAGCCCAAGAGGCTCCTCGTTGATAAATAGCCGAATAGGCAATCGTGCTGTTGAGCCAACCCCGCCCATGGATTAAGTGGATTTGAGCTACAACAATCGGGTCACGCATTACCCACAATTTTTTTTTGTTGCTTAAAATCTGACCCCAATATGGAAAACCCATAAGAAACTTGACCTGACCCGTCCAATGGGTAGGGTCTTTTTCCGCGTATGCCATTTTTCTCCATTACCGGGTAGCAGATGGCAAGACATGTCACTAGCTAGGTCGCGAGCACGAGAGTGTGCTTTGGTACCCTCGACTTCATCACCACCATCGAGGGGATGTTGGCGTAGGTGGAGACTTTCTTGCAGCCATGTCACCAACTTTGACACCATCACTGAGGCGCTTGGGTAACTACAGCTCCACACCTCGGAGACCCAAGCTTCCGGGAGCAAGTGGCTCCTGGACCTGAACAGTGAGTGCATGTGGCGCCAAGTTCACGCTTTTATGGGACCCCGACTGTCCTAGGAGGACATGTGCCTCATCCAAGTCTCGCTCGCCAATGCGTGAGCACAACTCTCCGACTGAGCACCGCTCTCCTCGAAGGTCCTTACGGGAAGCGTCCCAGCGCTACCGCACGGTATGCCAACTCCCACGAACATCGAGTTCGTGTCAGCGGCCAACTATGTGTCGGAGTCGATCCTCAACCTTCTTATGGAAGAATTGGGATCCTCTAACACGAACTCAAGTGAAAGGATCCATCACTCCTCACGCGAATGCTTTATGACCGAATCACGAGATGGCAATGTCACTCCCACGGACGGATCCTAGCTGCAGCTGAACCGGATGCAGGAGCGACAAAGGGAGCTCGATGACGCGCGCTGCCAAATTGAGCAATAGCGCGTGAAACTCGAGCGTGAGCTCAAGCATTGCCGAGACGGAGGGCACGCACGCACCATCGCCTGTGACGTCAATCAGCGGATCATAAAGGACACGCAAAGCCCCCACTCTTATCACGCGTAAGCCACAACGTTGCTACCGCGGCAGCCCTACTTCGGGGGCTCTCGTAGCCGGCTACGTCCGAGGAATGTAGAGCTCGTGAAGAGGTCTGCGCGCTTCCTGAGCACGCTGTGATGCAGCAGACAGACAGAGAGCTCCATGTGCAACGTGAGCCTGGCACAAGTCAACGCATGTCTATGCCGCTACATGACACGAGCACATCCCTGCAACAAGTCTCGAGGGCATCTCCCTAAATCCTGAACCCTAAAACTCTAAATGCATGAGAGACCAGTCCAAGTGGTGATACGAGGGCACCTCCCTAGATGCACGTCAACTCGTCCAACAggacaagagagagagagggcctcTCATAGCTACCATCCCCAATGAGGTGGTCCCTACAACGGGCGAATACGAGCCCTGACTCTCCAATGGCCCAGGGTCTTTTCCTCCCACATTCGAAATTCGAAATGTGACTTCAACCATCATCTCCTCCGCCTCATCTCGTGCAGCTTATTTTGCCTGCATCATATTCATAATGTAGAGTGAAACTTATTGGAGGGTAGAAAGATAAACAGTGGTTTTTACTTAATAGATTTTATTTAGAGAAAAAAACTCTTGGTCGGATGCCAAATTGAGAAGGAATGTCTTAGCTATCTTAGGAATAAATCAAAGCAATTGATCAGTGaatagtactccctccgtttctttttataagTCGTTTCCAACACACATTCTATAAATAGCGGCGACatctaaaacgaaacggagggagtactggCATGAGGAAAGCATAGGCAGATTAAGCAACATTCCACCATGCTTGGTAGGTGGCCACTTCCAAAATCCAAAGCCAACTCAAGTTGTTTGTTTGGCTTTAATTCGAAACGGTTTCTATTGTTTTCACAATATTGTGTCGAAACAGTTGGCTACTGACCACTGACCACGGACAGACTTATAGCCGCGACCACTACCTATCATGGGATAAGGTCAGATATCAAACATTAACACATGCCGAATTATCATACAAACCGCAAAAGTTACAAATACAAGGTTTACAGTATGAGTTTGTTGGATACCTTGACATTTTCTCACGTACATTCCATAGCTATAACTACAAGCACTAATTCCATGGAAATCCATTGAATTCCTTATTTTCTACACTCATGAACAGTCATTGTAAACAACGTGCTAACTTGCTGCAAGTGCAGCACTTATTTTAACCACGTACCTCCTAGCATTCGGCACAATACATAAATAGAATATTAACAGTAGAATCAATTAATCTGAATGGACGATACAGCTGCCGATACCTCCCTTGTTCTTGGGTCAGCATCTTCCAATGAGACACCACGGCAGTCTTCTCGAACGAGAAGTGGCAGAACGCCAGCAGAGCTCCAAGCATTTGCTACAGCATTACTTGCATCCCCCAAAGTCACTGAGAATACTGCATCGAAGCCACCAGCTCCCGGAACTCCAGCAAGTAAAACACCCTCCATATTCATAGTGGCGTCAAGTAGCCGTGTTTGTGAATCTGGCTCAATCTACAAAATTAGGGCAAAGATATCAAACAAGGTTGAATAAGAATATTGACCCTATTATATCTACAATTTCATAACTTAGTGATCCATGTTGCTGTGATTATGCCCTGCGAATCAAGCTCCCTGCCCATTGATCCATTAAACAAGGCTGGGTCAATGGGGGCGTCGATCTCGCTCGTTCTGGGCCTTTGGCTCCCCCTCCGACAGGGACACGTTGTGGTGCATGGCCTCTCGAGCCTGAAGGGGACCTGGCGATCGATCCAtggatccatccatccatccagctGCATTATGAGCTGCAACCTCCAGCAGGCAGCCGGAGAGTAGGGCATCTGTTCTACCTGATGGATCGATCGGCCAACTCTCTATATGAAGAGAAAAGAtacatatagtatatatatataacaaaaaTGTACAAGTGGCTTGTCTGCTTGAGTCCTCCTTGTATATTGTCTGAACTGAACCACCGGTCACCTGATCCTTAGAACTTAGAAGGATGGGAGACTCATATTCTGCTGATGAtgattgttgacacctttttggaggcgccaatcactcaaaagaaccagcggcggtgctctctggtcaggcgcggacggtccgcgcgcaggggccggacggtccgcggcctggcgcgAGGCGGTGGTGCTccctggtcagacgcggacggtccgcgacacagggccggacggtccacgacctggtgCAGGGGCTGGcgatccctgcctgacggccggacggtccgcgctctagggccggacggtccgcgcgtgcgcagggacggcggaagatcgccggcggtgcctggatctcgctcccgggagggaccccgtcggggagaagagatcctaggagttgtctaggctcgggccggccgacctagactcctctaatcgacgtagagtcgaggagaggcagagaatttggggattggaatactaaactagggctaaactagaactagactagaactactcctaattgtgctgaaaataaatgcgagatagaagttgtattggttcgattgttgggggttcaatcggccgtagcccttcatctatataaagggggaggtctggatccgtttccaactgtttcccgagttaatcccgcggttttaggtaacaaatcccgcgagaaactaggaaccctaactgactctgcgcgcgcgcggaccgtccgcgccaccaccgcggacagtccggaccgcggaccgtccggcctcggggccggaccgtccgcactgctctttttagagctcaacatatgcccccctgccttttggtgaaggttgacgaaccaaaagcatatgaactaaacctgatgtaggtcaccggcttttcgatatggagattattcaataaagcaccaatataaaggccgtttcggattgtatctttctcggccatgaccatttgatcaatggatcaaaaggaatagaatggaggtgccccccagtctggatagacgaagggactatacatgtaccatggattcatcatcgtgccattccatgtttgaacaggataatataccgacgatgagtaaataggtggaaagtaccctggtctcatagaatgaatagacgatgcttgttgtgtcgcctttcgggtcgtttcgtttgaccgttttgttttagcaggtgaccggggtttctttgttgaccgatcacgtggaacagtctttttgctagtatttttggagagcaactgatcaaaagtaggatcggctttgatcagccgattatatgtgctttgaccttgcgtctttttccttgctttgtgtagaggttgacgcctttggtcataggtggactgtccggctgagttagccggaccgtttgtctgagcaccggattgtccgcacgtaggtgccggaccatctaCGATGCTAGGGCTAGACTGATGTGTTTGGTTTATTaactgtgcctgccccccggcgtcttcgaaccttttagccttctcgtccgaagcctttcgagTAATCTTCTTTTGTGATATATCTGACATGCGAGGATTGCTGAtgacgatgcccttgcctttgcctttatcggccatttcgggccgaaccaagacctttttgcatgtgagttctattgtattaacaggaaagggttgtgtgtctacttgcatctcctgaaaagccaatcgaccctcatttatggccgattgtatctgtcgacgaaaaacattacaatcattggtggcatgagaaaaagaattatgccacttacaataagcacgcctctttaattcatcaggaggaggaatagtatgagttaatttaatgttgccgtttttcagtaactcgtcaaatattttatcacatttggcaacattaaaagtaaacttaacttcctcttgtcgattctttcgaatcgactgtaaagcagaacacgctgaaggtttagcctgtcccggccaaaccagttcggcggtgtaaacatccgtggattcatcgtccgaattatcgtatcccactagatgcatcttatggctagccgattttgatgtttccttacttcggctttcacaggtcatagcccgctggtgtaagtgcactagtgagaagaattgggtgccatctaatttttcttttaagtagggtcgcaacccattgaaagctagccctgtcagttgtttttctgcgacatgaatctgaaagcatcggtttctggtgtcccggaatctccggatatagtcattaaccgattcttcaggcccctgtcggactgaagctaagtcagccaattctaactcatgttctcctgagaagaagtgttcatgaaatttctgctctaattcttcccaagagttaatagaatttggtggcaaagctgcgtaccacgcaaatgcagtatcagtaagggacaacgagaataaacgaacgcggtaggcttccccatcagccaattctcccaagtgtgctatgaattggcttatatgttcgtgtgtgcttttcccactttcaccagaaaacttagagaagtctggtattctagttccctgtgggtatggcacggtgtcgaatcggtggctataagacttccgatacgattgccctgtacctgacacactaacaccgagtttgtcctTGAACATCCCAGCTACCTCGTCTCTGACCCTCCCATGTTGCTGTGATTATGCTAAACATCATACTGAATATACTTCTTTGAACATGCTATACTACAATACTTGCAGTTCTGTAAAGGAGACCTTACCGGAACACCGGCTGCTATGCCCATCTCTCGCATGTGAAGCCTTATCTCAAGGCAAGCATCCCTTGCAGCCAACAATGATTTAATAATTAATTCTTGATGTTGGTTAGTAGCCACCTCTGTCCACTGCAGAGAAGAAAAACAGAGAATTCAGTTAAAAATAATTAAAGATTAACGCTTCATTTTTCCACAGATACGAACATATCACGATACATGATGATTAAAAAATGGGAGGACTAGCTCTGGTCAACCCAAAACTAAAAGGCAAAATATTATGGTTTATCCTAACACTGCCTTTTCGTTGTTCATCAATCTATTACTACAAACAAATGCTAAGTTGTTTTCAGAAATTGGATAGTGTGATATAATAAATATAAGTATATAACCTAATTATGCAGTTACCTTCTCATAAGTGAGATGGCTACAGGATAGCACTACCGACTCATATGCCTCTCGGTGATTTTCAGAAAGTCCTTTTAAGATTCGCAGTTGGTTCTCCAGCGCTGAATTGGCAAAGGCCAGTTTACTCCATGTATCTTTGCATTTCTCAGAGTCAGACTTCTGCCACCGTTTCACAGATCCAACCATTGATGGAGTAGATGATCCTCCGGTTCCAGGTTCCCCAAGGAGCTAGCACAAAACAAAGAAACATAAGTAGAAAAAAATGATGATATGACACAAATTCCTCCGGAGGCTCACACATGTGTGGGGTCTGGTGAAAGCATAGACAGCATAAACCGACGCAAGTCTTTCTCCTGCAAATACGGAGAGGCTACTCCGAACCCAAGACCTGGTGACTCCGAgagacagctctcaccactgcaccaAATCTACCCTTCTGACATCAATATTAGCATGGTAGGGGGGGGGGGGATTATGCAGGCATGATGTATAACGAAGGTCATGCAGCACCAGCTAGATAACATCCAAGGATGTTTGATGCTCTGATCCTTCTGTCTGATCTCCATGCAGCAATGGTCTATAGAGCTGTCCGGTCCAGCTGTTTCGAAAAGCTAGATCCATCAAGCCGCTCGCCCAGTGGGACGGACACGCATTGCTACGATGCAATTGTTGATGGACAGGAAGTGACATGCATCACACATGCATAGAATTTTTTCCAGCATGGTTGTGAGAGATAGATATGACATGAGGTTATAACAGCAGTTTCATCACACATACTAACACTATCAGCAAAGGCATGACCTAATGTCTATAGCCTATAAGCATCATAGCACTGCAGTATCTAGTAAATAAACTGTAAATCCTACACCACTAGTAGCAGACCAGTAGTTATGGTGACAAGTAAAATGATTTGATTGTCATTTTGGGGGAAACAGCCATTGAGGCTTGACGACTTACAAGGGTCATCAGAGGAGGTAATGAGAACTGTTTATTCTCATGATCCCACCTTTGTGTAACAATATCTGATACTACATCTGGGAGGAAAGTCCCACCTGTAGCCTGTAAATATTGTAGTCATAAATTACCAGCTCTTCAAATGTAGTGAGATATACTGACAAAATTCATGAGGTGCAAGCCATCTGCCATTGAGGTTTCTTACCTGAGACGAGAGTATTTCTGGAGAAAACCTTACATAGCGTTGACTCCCATAGACAGCAGCACTAACATCAAAACCACTGCCAATTTTCCCCTGTGCTATACAATGTGCACTTTGGGCAATAGAGTGAACCAAGTCAAGTTCTCGTGTAGTTGTATTATCACCAGAAGATTGTCCTGGACATGAGAGGCTAACGACACCAAGATAGTGAAGAAGAGCTGCAACAACTGATGTGGTCATGGCAGCTGATGACCCAAGTCCAGTTTTGGCTACTTCAGGTTTACATTTCTCTCCAGTCATTGTTCCATTAGCAACCTCTGAGTTAAATGTGAttgaagagaatggaggcaatgaAAGCAGTGCCTCTGGAGTAAGAGGGAGACCGCGTGCTTCAATCTGAAGAAACAACAGAAACCAATAAGATATAGTATTTTCTAGGTGAGCTCTAGTTGTAAACATGAACTAGATCAAACAAGGATATTATGTATGTGTATAAGAGATATTTAGTATGTAAAGAAGAATATATTCACATGCTGCGATTTACTAAATAATGCAAGGAGAATAACTTTTTTAATGTTTTACAATGCTATATATATCTGGCAGTCTAATCATCTATTTCAAAATTTTACAGTTTGTTATCCCTTTGAAGTTCATTGAACCTTAAGTTTTACATAAGAACGCTGTCATGAATGCATAGAGCATAAAGGAAAATAATAATCTTCAACTACGCAAATTTTATAAGAAAAATAAATCAAACATTGCATGCACACACATCGTATGTCATATAAATATGTACACCAACACATTAGCTTTGAGTTCTGCATCTCATTTCGTACTTTGTAGTAAGAAGTGCATTGTGCTAATTTTGGTCTAAACTAAGCTCTACTTTTATCACGAGTAAAGTGCATTGGCGGTCCACGAACTTAGTATGCTATGTCACTTAGGCCCCCAACTTAGAAAACCGGGGAAACAGGTCATCAAACTTTGTCGGTCCATACAAAACCGTCCAAAGCCGGGTTTACCAAACCGGATGCCGGTGTAGCATGCCACATCGTAGCCACTTGAGATCCCGAACTTAACATGTTGTGTCATGTAGGTCCCTAAACTTTCATTGGTGTGCTCTAGCGTGGTATGACACATGACTATTATGTTTTAAATGAGAGGTATACACAGTGACGGTCCTGACAAATCAGGGGCCCGGAGCCAGACTTAATATAGGGGACTTACTATAATATATATAATACATATTGATAATAAATATTTAAAAATACATCAAACAATTATTCATCGtaagaagaaaaaaaatacaaATATATGATTACCTTAAAATTGTCTTCTAACATGTCTCGAAGCGAAGTCATTAatgatagcatcaatatcaatttCATCTAATAATATTTTCTCGATGCATAAAATAGTCAAACTATTTAGTGTTTCTTGGGACATTTTAGACCTCAAAtaattcttcagcaactttaacttTGAAAAACTTCTTTCAACTGATGCAACGGTGCTGAGCTGCTAGACGGATGAATACTTACaagaattaaaaaacaaaattatAATTGAAGATACCAGGACGATGCTTAGTTATCAGGATGATGTTGCCGTGCTGGGCTGCTGGCGCCGGCTGCCCGGCTCTCTGCTGTGGTCCACCGTCTGCGGATGACGGATTGACGGTGATGCCGTGGTGTAGCCGGACGCCGATGCGGGCGTCGAGGTGCGCGCGCTGCCCACTAGGGCCGGCACCAGTGAGGCAGCGACGGCCGCCGGGCGGCGATAGAAGACTAAGCGCAGCCGCCAGCCGCAGGTACGGCCGTACAGAATTGAAGCGACGAAACGTTCTGCGTTTCCGTGATTTGTGCCTGTGATTTGTGCCTGCGCGTTCTGCTCTTGACGTTTTGTTTCCATGAGCCATATGGTGACATAGTCAGGGTGGGGCCCATCATTCCGggggggccggggcgaccgccCCGCGCGCCCCCCTCAGGGCCGTCGCTGGGTATACATGTTACAAAGGTACATCTTTAtcttatactccctccgtttcaaaatataattcgtttgactttttcAACCCCAACTTTGACCACTCGTATTATTCAAAAAAACATGAAAAAACGAAAAAATAAGTCTATATTTAATAATAAACAAAACTACAATGAATTTTTTGGTTTTTCCCATaattttttgaataagacgagttgGTCAAACTTGTGATAAAAAAAaccaaacgaattataaattgggACGGAG
It contains:
- the LOC101060998 gene encoding phosphomevalonate kinase, with amino-acid sequence MEVVASAPGKVLIAGGYLVLERPNAGLVLSTTARFYAVVRPLRDSLPADAWAWAWTDVKVTSPQLSREATYKLSLTKSTLQLTSARESTNPFVEQAIQFSVAAAKATIIDKERKDVVDKLLLQGLNITILGCNDFYSYRKQIEARGLPLTPEALLSLPPFSSITFNSEVANGTMTGEKCKPEVAKTGLGSSAAMTTSVVAALLHYLGVVSLSCPGQSSGDNTTTRELDLVHSIAQSAHCIAQGKIGSGFDVSAAVYGSQRYVRFSPEILSSQATGGTFLPDVVSDIVTQRWDHENKQFSLPPLMTLLLGEPGTGGSSTPSMVGSVKRWQKSDSEKCKDTWSKLAFANSALENQLRILKGLSENHREAYESVVLSCSHLTYEKWTEVATNQHQELIIKSLLAARDACLEIRLHMREMGIAAGVPIEPDSQTRLLDATMNMEGVLLAGVPGAGGFDAVFSVTLGDASNAVANAWSSAGVLPLLVREDCRGVSLEDADPRTREVSAAVSSIQIN